DNA sequence from the Prochlorothrix hollandica PCC 9006 = CALU 1027 genome:
TCCCGGCTGGCATCCGACGGCACTCCCTGATCCTGCAAAACCCGCTGATAGATCCCCAACAAGCGGCTCCGATACGCTTCACTCACCCCCAACAGCCGATCGCGGATTGTTTGCAAATGGGGCTGGGCATCCTGCTCCTCCCAGTTCGTCAGAATCTCCTGCTGCACCACCCGCGCCACCAGAGTTTCCGCATTCGTCGGGTTGGGCAGCGCCTCTCCCTGGCTGGTCTCTCCCTGCACCGCTTGCACCACCAAACTCAACACCCTTTGGGTCAAAAACGGCTGTCCCCCCGTCCAGTGCAGCACCCTGTCCAACACTGCCACCGGATCGGCCACCACCCCCCGCAGCCCCTGCAAGAGCGGATCCGCCTCCTTACCCCGAAACCCCTCCAACTCCACGGGATGACCAATGTTAAAGGCAGATGTACCCTTGCCTTGCATCAAATCCGCCGGCGTGGTCACCCCCACAAAACAGAACGTTAAGCGCCCGTAGCGATCGTCCTTCGTCCGCCTTTCATGGAATCCCCGGATCAGCATAAAAAAGCCATCCGTATCAAAGGGCAGATTGACCAAGGTGTCGATTTCTTCAATGAAGATCACGATCGGCTGCTGGATCTGCTCCAGCAGAATCTGATCAACAAACTCAAAAAACCGCTCCCCCACCGCGATCGACTGTGCTTCTAGATCCTTCCACCACTGAGAAAAGGCAATCTGATCGTCTAGGTCGAAGTCTTCGATTAAACGCTTCAACGTTCCCGCATACCACTGCTGTTCCTGTAAGCTGGTCCCTCGCACTTGGGGATCAATCACCGCACAGGCATAGCCCTCCTTCTGTAGTCGATCGGTCACCCGCCCCCGCAAACTGGACTTCCCCATCTGGCGAGCATTGAACACAAAACAGTAATCGCCTGCTTTGAGGCGCTGATAGAGATCCCGATCGGCCTCCCGTTCCACATAGGTGGGATGATTGGCCATCAAGCTGCCCCCAACCTGATAACTCACAGGGGTCAAGTCAGAGTTGGGGGTAGGGGTAGGGTTAGAAACCTTGAGATCATCAGCAGGGGAGGTCATACAATCAGATCCAAAGATGTTGCTCAGAAAAATTAGCTGAAACTTAGGTCATCATGTCCAGATTTAGTGGCCTAAATCTGAGTCCAGTAATCGCGGTAGAGCTGGCACCGGGGCTGCACCTCACTCCCCACCCGTGTCACCAGTCCCATACTGACCAGTTTAAAAGCGAGATCCGATCGTACCCGGATTGGTTCTGGACTGTGGACCACCCCGGCCATGGCTTCCGCCAGTGTTGGATGCTGCACCAAAACCTGATGCTGCCCCCGCAGATAATTGCCATAGATCCCGGCCTCGGTCTTGGCCTCTGCCAAAAAATCAGCCCAAGGGATCGGCTGGGTTGCCCTCTGATACAACGCTAACCGCACCAGATAGGGCTGTCCCCCAACCAGGGCTAGGAGGTCTTCAATCTCTGCTGCGCTCCAGGGGAAACGGTGGCGATCGACTAAACTCTGGATCTGGGCTGCACTCAAGTCTTCCAACTGTACAGGCAACCCCACATTAAAGGGAGACTGATTAATATCCAGTTGGGCATAGGGATCTTGGGAGTGGGCAATGACAATCCGCAGACGTTGCCAGCGAGGTTTGGATTTAGCAAGTTCATGCCAACCCCGTAGCAGGCCACACAGATCCGCAGTAATGACCTGAGACTCAAAAATACGATCGAAGTTATCGATCGCCAAGACCAACGGCTTCTCGTCCTGCCCTAAGAGATGCGTGCCTAAATAGGTTGTGGCATTGTCATTGGCTCCGAAAATATTATCCCAGCATTGCATCACGGGTACGGGCACCCGTAGCTCACGACCCAGAGAAGCACACATCCACTGGATAAAAATATCGGGATTCTCCAACCGATCGCGGCTGGCTTGCCCAAAATCTACTAAAACAGATGGACAGTCCAATCCTTCTAATTTATGTAATAGCCGCACCAGTAAAGAGGATTTTCCCATCTTTTGGGGGGATTTGATGCGAACTAACCCCCCTGGCTTCTGCAACTCTTGACAACACTGCCCCCAATCCTTCACCTCCACATAAAATGGTGAGTCTAGCGGCTCACAGCCCTCCGGATATCGTATGGTCGTGACCGTTGTTGCATCCATGTTCCCAAAAGGGATTGTGGGCGATCTCAAACTATCCCTCTCTTGCTCGAAGGGCTGCATTTCTTCCCGTAACTGACGGATTCTGAGCTTGAGCGGTGCCTTGTCTGCCGCAGGCGCTAGAGCTAGGGCTGTTTCCAAACCGGCAAGCTGCTCTCCCAGGTTGGCCAAGAGTTGATCCAGGTGGAAAAGGCGATCGAAGTTCATTGAGGGGTTCTATTTTTGAATAAGTTAACAATCGCGAATTTATGAAAATTGCCTATGCCCGTGTCTCAAGCCGGGAACAGTCCGAGAACTCCCATGCCCTAGAGCAGCAGATTGCACGGTTAGAGTCGTCCCAAGTGGATCGGGTCATTCAAGATGTGGAATCTGGATCCAAGAATAGCAAGTCTCCGGGCTTTCGGGAGCTAATGGATTTGGTCAAAGAGGGCAAGGTTGCCGAGATCGTGGTTACCCGCCTCGATCGCCTGACCCGATCGCTGTCTTCCCTCCAGAAAACCATGGAGATCCTAAAGGCCCATGGGGTGGCCCTAGTCAGCCTGGACGATTCGATCGACACCTCTACTGCTGCCGGTGTGTTCCACCTCAATATGTTGGGGGCATTGGCAGAAATGGAAGTGGGTCGCCTGAGTGAACGGGTTCGCCATGGTTGGAGTCACCTGCGGGATCGGCGGGTGGCCATGAATCCCCCCTTTGGCTACCGAAAGGAGAATGATCAGCACGTCTTAGACACCACTCCGTTTCTCTGCTTAATCTCTGATCGCTCTGAATGGTCTAGGGCTAAGATTTCACGCTATTACATAGACACTTTTCTACAAGAGCGCAGTATTCGCCTAACCCTGCGGGTTGTCTACCCCCACTTTGGCATTCAGGTCTACCGCTCCCGTCGCCGGGGTCCCCATGCTACCCGCCTGATTCGTTTCAGTCCCTCTGCTTTTAATGAGTGGCTCACCAATCCGGTGTTACAGGGCCATCTGTCCTATCGGCGCAATGCCTCCGGCAATCGCAAACGGGAAGATCCCAAAACGTGGCAGATCATACCCAACACCCACGAACCCCTGATCACGGCAGAGGAAGCTGCCATGATTAAGCAAATCCTGAGCCGTAACCGCCAAGCAAAGGGCTTCGGTAGCCCCAAGCGTCGCCATTCTGTCTCCGGCCTGGTCTTCTGTGGAGAATGCAGATCGGCTTGCTACCACCAATCCGGTTGCCAGAACTATGCTAGATCTAAGCGCCTGGGCATTCCCCAGATTATCAGGCGGTACTACCAGTGCAAGAATTGGCGATCGCGGGCTTGCCCCCAAAAGGCAATGGTTTCCCTGGACATCATAGAAGAGGCCGTGATCGCCGCCCTGATCTCCAGGGCTGAAGATCTAGCGAAAATGGCGGATACTCCAGCCCCAACCCCAGAACCCCTAGCTCTCAGGGAATTGCGATCGCAACTGGCCGATCTCAATCGCATGGCCTACAATCCCGCCATTGAAAATGCCAAGGCCCAAATCAAGAATCAGATCGCTGGTATGGAGTTGGACTTGACACACACCACCCAAGAATCCAGCCGTTTGGGGCAATTGATCTCGGCCCTAGCTGATCCCGATTTCTGGAAGGAAGGACTGGAACCCAACGAAAAATCCCAGCTATTCCAAGATCTGGTGAGCCAGGTCATTATCAAAGACGGGGCGGTTTTAGAGGTCAAGCTCAAAGTCTAAATGTGAGGGCCAAAATTCTGAGTATAGAATTTGCCGGTTGATTGCACCGTGCCCCTATGACTCCCGTTTCTGCCCCTACCGTTGTTCCCTACACCCCCCTCTCTACTTCCGCGCTTCTCCGCCGTGCGGCGCTCCGTTGGATTGAAAAAAAGAGGGTGGAAGCGTTAGCAGCCTCCACCCCCCAAAAATCTGCCTAGAATTTCAGCCTAATTTGTTCAATCAGCTTAATTCTGCCCTTAACTTCCTCTAACGCTTTACGATTTTGGTAGGCCGCGATCGCCGCCTTGTGCTTTTCACTCCCCGCCTTGCCGATATACCGGCGCTTGGTCATTGCACCCGATCGCACCCCAACAAAGATGGCTCGGTGTGCCCGCCAATAGCATTGCCGAAATTTACGTTTTCCGTAAATCTTACCCTCCTCAATCCATGCGCCTTCTGGGCCTAGCGGCGATCGCTCCAGCCTGAGACGCTCCGAATAGAGTCGATCCAGGGTCAGGTCCAGGTCTGCCGCGATCTCCCACTCTTCCCCTAGAACATTTGGCGAGTCCCCAAGGACAGGGGGGGCAAAATCATCTGGCATATCGCCCCCCTTGCCGTAGCTGTAGCTTTTCTCCGTTGGGGCGATGACGGATAAACAGTTGGGCATCCGCTTTACTGATAAACCAAGCGATAGTGTCTTTCCCCTGCCATACGGCCCAATTGGTGGGCATTCCGCTAGGTCTTACCTGCCAAATCAGGCTAGCTCGGACTAGCTGCGCTTGGCTAATGCTCTTGTCTGCGCACCATTTCAGCGCCTTACTGTGTGTTTGATTTCCCAGGCTATAGGTCAGTAGCACCCTCTCCGGTTCTCGCAGCAAATCCTTTTGCAACAAATGTTCTAGGGGTGATCCGGCCCTGTAGCAACTTAGGTATTCACAAAGGGCGATCGCTACAAGATTGTTCCGGCTAATATCTCTGCTGACACAGAATTGATCTAGTGCGATCTTTAGTGATTTGGGGATAGTGACTTTACTTTTCATGGCCTTCTGTTAGTTATTGGTGGGCTTGTGTCCTGGTTCCCTGGGGGGATACCGCGCCCGGTTGGTGGGATTGGTTCTAGCCATGGCCGATCGCGTCAAAGATGGTTAGCTGGCCCATGGCCTCTAGTCGCGCCTGGTGCGATCGCTCTAATTCGCCAACGTCTACCCCCAACTCCTTGCAGCGGCTGCAAACCATTAGCCGCCCCGCGCCGGTGGGATGGGGGATGCTCTTTAGATAGAAGTCTTTGACCAATTCAAGGCGATCCCAGGTCTGGCCGTTCTCCATGACCATCTCAAAGGTTTGGGGGTACCACTCCGGCTCCCGCGCCTCAATTCTGGCTACCAGATCGGCCCATCGCTCGTCTGGTCGTCGGCATGGGCGATCGCAGTTTTCACACCTGCATTTCTGCTTAGTCATGACTCACTCCCAATAGTTCCAACATTGCCGATCGTTCTTCCAGCCAGGGTCCGGCAACTGCCCGTTTGCACTCTGCCGTTAGCCGCTGGCTGCAAGCTACACGGGTCGCCATTTTCAAAAGGACAGCGGCTTGGGTTTCCAGCGATCGCCGCCGATCTTCTGTCAGTCCCGGCGCTGGGGGCTTGGGTGGGGGTGCTGCTGCTGGTTTTGCTGGAACCGCTACAGGGTGGGGGTTTGGGGCTGGTGGTGCCGTCGCCGTCGGCTGCACCGGCGGGGAATCCAACAGCGTCAACAGACTAAGCTGGCCTTCCCGCTCTAACCGGATCTGCCGTTTCTGCGCTAGGGCGCTTGGCGACAGGTCTAGGCGGGTGTGGCAGGTGCTGCATAGGGCTACCAGGTTCCCCCGATCGCAGTTGCTGGGGTCGTGGTCCGGGTAGTGGGCTGTCGTCAACACAAACCGCTGGGGCCGCTCCACCATGCGGGTTTCCCCCATGGCGTTGGTCTCCCCGTCTCTGGTTTGCAGATACCAGTTAAGCTCCCCGCTGCTCAGGATCCGGCTAACCGTCTGGTGCCACTCCTCCCCCGGTTCTCGACAGGGTTTGTCGCACCATTTGCAGCGCCATCCTGCCTCGGCTTTGACTTCCAGGGCTATCTGTTCCCAGTTGGCTGGGTAAAGGCTTCTGTCCATCGGCATTAGGCGACCTCCAGGATTGTTAGTTGCCGCAGTTTCTGGGCTGGGGGTTGGCTGAGAGTGGCGAGATTAACAGAGGTCTGGGGTAGCTCATTCCCCCAGTGGTCCCACCCGATCGCGCCTTCCCGCGCAAATAGTTCTATCCGGGGCACATCTCCCGCTAGCTGAACCAAGCGATCCCGCACTTCTGCGGGTTTTTGGCTGTGCCGTCCGATCTGGGCTGATAGAAATTGGGGAACGGAGGCACAGGCCCGCTGCGGCTTCCCCCGTTTAGCCAGTAGGCAGCACTCGGCGTTTCCCCTGGTCCAGTGGCCTAATCCAAAAAAGCTCTTTCCTAGCGCGGTTTGCTTGTGCCAAGTAAAGCCATTCATATTGATCAGTTTGAAATCCCAGGCTGCTACCAAGTCCAGGGCTTCCTGTGGCTGTGGGGGAACCCACCACATTGCCAAAATGGAATTTTCAGCGGCGATCGACGCGATGGGGAGCGCCTTCAAATCGTCCAGGGTCATGGTCGGGTATTTGCACTCCGCGCCCCTGTTCCCATTCTTGTTTTTGTCGCGGTAGCTCCACGGCGGATCTGCATAAATTAGCTCGTACATAGCCGCTCTCCTTCCCCTAGAACATTCAAGGGCCGGGGAATCCAGCCACATTTGGAACACTCGAACGCCTCCGCGCCTGGGATCAGGATGGCGGATTCGCAACGGTGGCAGGTGCCGTAGGGGTGAACCGCTTGGGGGGCTGGGGCTGGTGGGATAAACGCAGCGTGATAGACATGGAACAATCCCAGCTTGCCTTGAAGGGGTCTGAAATTTAACGGACGGGCTTTCCCTAGGACAAAGTGGTATTGACCCGCCATGGCCCATTTACTGGGGCTGTGGGTCACGATATCGATCAGGGTGCATTCCCCCACAATTCCCCCGATCTCCAAATGTTCTAGGGGAGGGAGTTCTAGGTTGATGCCCTGGCGCTCCAAAAATTCTTGACATTCCCGATAGGTTTGGGCTGTCCTGCTCTTACTGGCATGGATTAGCAGCGGGCCTCGGTAGGGCGTGGACCAGGTGCGATTTTCAACGTCCTTGTAGCCATGGGTGATCAACCATGCCCATGGTTGGCGGATCGATAGGGCCAGCATTAGGCCACCTCCTGAGCGTTGGCGTTGGCGATCGCGTACTGTACACCGTGGCCCGATCCCTGCTTCTGGATTCGGCCCTGCCGGACTAGGTATTGGATAGTTTGCTGTGTTTTCTGCCGGGAATATCCCAGCTCATCCCGGATACTCTGACTGCTCCACCATCCCCCCTGCTCAAGCAGGGTCTCCACTCGCTCCGTGGCAATGTCTTGGGATTCCCGCCGCAATGCCTGTTTGTCCAGGGGAGACACAACGATTTTGAGGTAAGCCTCAGCCGCCCGATCGCCATAGGCAGATCGGAGGTATTCCGCCATTTCATTCGCGGTATTCATGATTCTCTAGTTAGTTATTGAGTTAGGTGCGGAGAAACACCGGGGAGCTTATTCCCAAGGCAGGGATCCCGCCTGATCCGAGTTTTTCGATTTTTCAACAACGGCGGCAGCGGGCGGAACATTTGTCCTATCCCCGCTTTGTGGTGTTGGCCGTGGGACTGGGTTAACCTTTGCTTCCCGGCCCTGACTTGCATGGTGGCGTGACTCCCAATAACCGCGATCTCTGGCGATCGCCGCTAGTGCATAGGGCCGGGGGCGATCCACTCCGGGATTCTGGGCCATGACAAAAGCGATCAGGTCTTCTGGTGGTGCAGCTTCTTCATCCAAAAAAACTTCACTCGCGCTCGCGCGGTTGTTTAAAGAGCGAGAGAGATCTTCTTTAGTTTTGGGATCTAGATCTTGGGATCTAATTAGTGGGTCGTATTTGATCCACCCCCTGGGCTGTATTTGATCCACCCCCTGGGTCGTATTTGATCCACCCCTGGTACAAATTTGATCCACCCCCTGGGTCGGATTTGATCCACCCCCCTGGGTCGTATTTGATCCACCCCTGGGCTGTATTTGATCCACCCCCCCCCATTGATCAGGGTTGGTGATACTGTATTCGCTCGAATAACCTAGGCGCGATCGGCGCTTAATCATTCCCAGATCTACCAACTCCCTGAGCGATCGCTTCACGGTCCCGGGGGACAGCCCTAGATCCTCGCTTATCTTATCGATCGACTGCCAGCATTCCCCCCCTCGCCCGCCTCTCCTGATTATGTGGAGGTACAGCATTAGGGTCGCTGGCTTCCCCCGTAGGATGTCCATGGCCTCCAGGTGAATCCACAGGAACGGCGTTGATCGGTTGTCCTGGATCATCCCCGCCCCTCCGTGGCTTGCCACTGGGACAGTAGAGCGGCTTCTACTTCTGGGCTGAGGGGAGGTTTACCCTTTTTTGCGAGGGCACCATTGATCGCAAGTATGCGGGGATCCCGTTGATGCGCGATCTCCGTTGTCCCCCCAGTGTGAGCAGCAAAAAGCCGTGGTACCGTAAATTCCCGCGATCGTGCGGATCCGTTCGGTTTACTCATCTTGCTAGGTTAGATGTGATAGTGACTTTGTGGCCCTAGGGCCACATTCTCTGTTAGTTATTTTTATGGGGGGCGGCTGCTTGGTCGCCCCCTTTGTTTTTAACGTCCGCCATGATCAGGCGGTGGATGTACTCGGAGACCGATAACTGAAGTTGGGCAGCATTGACTTTTGCCCGTATTTTGGATTCCTCCCGTAAATACAGGTGCATGGGTTTTGCTGTCCCCAAGGTTTTAGTTTTCATTCTTACCGTTAAGACAATAACTATTGCTTATGCAATATTATGGCCTATAGGCCACAATAAAACAAGCCAATTTTTCATTCAGGTATTTCAGGTGAGATTTTCAGATTGGCTACGGCGCGTAATGAACAGCAAGGCTTTGAGTCAGTCTCAGGCCGCCGATCTATTTGGCGTGAGTCAGACGCAAATCAGTTCCTGGCTCTCTGGAAAGGCATCACCATCTCTGGCTAGCGTTGAGTTGATAGCTGGAGCCCTAGACTGCCTCCCAGAGGATGTTCTAGGGGAAGTTTACGGGAGGCCGAAAGGCTCTGGATCCGTAATCACACTGAACCAAGCGATCTCAGTCATTGAGGCATTAGATCCCGATGACTGCATGGTGGTTTGTGCCGAGCTTTTGAGTGCTGCCGTTGAAAAAAAGAGGCTCAGTAGAAAGTGAGCCTCTTTCATTTAAGGGGCTGGCGACTTTAAATCTTGTCCCACCCGTAGGGAACTGGGGTGGGCTGGTGAGTTTTGAGCAGGTGCTTGGTAGCCTGGGCTTCCTCTAGACTATCCCCCTGCCCGTACACCAAAATGCAATCGTCGTCACATTCTTGCCAGATCCAAACTTCATCACGGCGATCGTATTGAATCGATAGGCATTCATCCCCAGTGTTGGAGAGATAAGTAAACTGCGTTTCGCTTTCCGCAAGGCGATATGTTTCCGGGGCATTGCTCCGATCTATGATTTTCCCAAATTCTTCCAGCGTTGTGGGCCGATCTATCCGTATTAGACACTGAACTTGAAGATCGTTGATCGCCCATTCATTGTTGGCCTTGGCCCATGCTGTCAACTCCCGGATCGCTTCCCGGCGATCGCTACTTTGGGCGGTGGCTAAAACAAGGCTGGGGGTTTCATTGGTGACTAGCCGGTAAGTCTCGTACATGGGTTTATCCCCGTTAGTTATTTATCAATGCTGGGGCTACAAAGGCCCGCAGTCCGCCCCGATCGCGTCGGGGTCAGGTGGGGGACTCTACCGCTTGGTAAAGCTGTAGCACAGCCAGAAGAACTGCTTCCCTGTGGGGAACACACAAAAGAAGGTCGCTGGCTCTTTTGTCCACGCAAACGCGCCTTTGATTATTTCCCGATCCAAATTAACGGGGATCCCCTCCCCGTCTGGGGGGAATAGTTTTAGATCAAGGCCGTAGGGGTACTGGGAGCCGTCCGATTTCTGCATCTTCATGCTTGTAACAATCTTCCATTCCTTGCCCCATGGGTTGGGGGTTGGGGACTGGATCCGTAGCTTGTCATTGGCTTTATCGGTAAAGATCCACCGTCCTGGGGTAGTGCTTTGCAGGGGGCTGTACTCGGCTTTGTCTGGCAAGATGCAAACTAATTTCATCGTGATTTACCTAAAGGGATTCCAGTTCGTCTGCGATCGCCCTGATCTTGGCGGCGATCTTCCCGGCCCTGTCCTGGTCGGGGGATCTTGCTGGCAGGGGGCGGGCCTGGGCATCACCTACGGTTAGGGCACCGTTGGCGATCGCCTTAATCATGGCGCTTGTGTTGCCACGATCGCCCCATCTGTAACCCAACTCAAGGGCTAGGGCTTCCAGGGCTTCCCGCTCTGCCGGGGTGATGGACAGTGTAATGGTCTGTTGTGGCCTACTCATGGGGAGTGGTGGTGGTGAGTAGTGGCAATGGTAGGCAATGCGTAAAGCGGGGCGATACAAACGCCAGGATCCGCCGTTTGTGGAATGTCAGGTAGATACAATCCACCCCCATCAAAAGGTTTTTCCAGGACTCTGCTGGTCGATCGTAAAACCTGCTAAGGGGGATCTCTGCGCTGCTCTGGATACCGGGCGATCCGTACTCTGAGATCAGAAAAATATCTTTCAACGGGATCAGGAAACCTATAACTTCGCCCTGCTGGGTGCAAGCAATTCTTAGGTCTCCCGCTTGTACTTGTCGCCTCAGTTTTGGCAGTACTGCCTTTAACCCTGAAACTGTGATTTGCTTGAAGATCTGGCCCATGGTTACTTGCTTTTGTGGTGGTGGTAGCGATCGCCCTGGGCTTCTTCCAGGGTTGCCCCTGTCCCGGTCTCCGTCCTGCCGTAACTGCCCTAGTAGTTGATCCAAAAGGCTCACGGTAGTTTTCCTCCGGTGGTGGTGGTGGGACTGGACTAGTGCCCGATCGCGGGATCGGGCTGGGCGGTTTAGGGGGTTTCTGCGAGGGGCTTAACGGTAAACACTGGATCGCCGCCGGTGGTGTACTCGGTGGTATCCAGCTTTAGGGCTTTTGTTACCTGCGCCCAAGATGTGCGGATCTCGACCTTTGAGTGCTTTTTGATCAGATCTTCTGGTGCCCCGGCATCTCGTGCCG
Encoded proteins:
- a CDS encoding AAA-like domain-containing protein, giving the protein MNFDRLFHLDQLLANLGEQLAGLETALALAPAADKAPLKLRIRQLREEMQPFEQERDSLRSPTIPFGNMDATTVTTIRYPEGCEPLDSPFYVEVKDWGQCCQELQKPGGLVRIKSPQKMGKSSLLVRLLHKLEGLDCPSVLVDFGQASRDRLENPDIFIQWMCASLGRELRVPVPVMQCWDNIFGANDNATTYLGTHLLGQDEKPLVLAIDNFDRIFESQVITADLCGLLRGWHELAKSKPRWQRLRIVIAHSQDPYAQLDINQSPFNVGLPVQLEDLSAAQIQSLVDRHRFPWSAAEIEDLLALVGGQPYLVRLALYQRATQPIPWADFLAEAKTEAGIYGNYLRGQHQVLVQHPTLAEAMAGVVHSPEPIRVRSDLAFKLVSMGLVTRVGSEVQPRCQLYRDYWTQI
- the xisF gene encoding fdxN element excision recombinase XisF, coding for MKIAYARVSSREQSENSHALEQQIARLESSQVDRVIQDVESGSKNSKSPGFRELMDLVKEGKVAEIVVTRLDRLTRSLSSLQKTMEILKAHGVALVSLDDSIDTSTAAGVFHLNMLGALAEMEVGRLSERVRHGWSHLRDRRVAMNPPFGYRKENDQHVLDTTPFLCLISDRSEWSRAKISRYYIDTFLQERSIRLTLRVVYPHFGIQVYRSRRRGPHATRLIRFSPSAFNEWLTNPVLQGHLSYRRNASGNRKREDPKTWQIIPNTHEPLITAEEAAMIKQILSRNRQAKGFGSPKRRHSVSGLVFCGECRSACYHQSGCQNYARSKRLGIPQIIRRYYQCKNWRSRACPQKAMVSLDIIEEAVIAALISRAEDLAKMADTPAPTPEPLALRELRSQLADLNRMAYNPAIENAKAQIKNQIAGMELDLTHTTQESSRLGQLISALADPDFWKEGLEPNEKSQLFQDLVSQVIIKDGAVLEVKLKV
- a CDS encoding MT-A70 family methyltransferase, producing the protein MYELIYADPPWSYRDKNKNGNRGAECKYPTMTLDDLKALPIASIAAENSILAMWWVPPQPQEALDLVAAWDFKLINMNGFTWHKQTALGKSFFGLGHWTRGNAECCLLAKRGKPQRACASVPQFLSAQIGRHSQKPAEVRDRLVQLAGDVPRIELFAREGAIGWDHWGNELPQTSVNLATLSQPPAQKLRQLTILEVA
- a CDS encoding ASCH domain-containing protein, coding for MLALSIRQPWAWLITHGYKDVENRTWSTPYRGPLLIHASKSRTAQTYRECQEFLERQGINLELPPLEHLEIGGIVGECTLIDIVTHSPSKWAMAGQYHFVLGKARPLNFRPLQGKLGLFHVYHAAFIPPAPAPQAVHPYGTCHRCESAILIPGAEAFECSKCGWIPRPLNVLGEGERLCTS
- a CDS encoding helix-turn-helix domain-containing protein, with product MGFAVPKVLVFILTVKTITIAYAILWPIGHNKTSQFFIQVFQVRFSDWLRRVMNSKALSQSQAADLFGVSQTQISSWLSGKASPSLASVELIAGALDCLPEDVLGEVYGRPKGSGSVITLNQAISVIEALDPDDCMVVCAELLSAAVEKKRLSRK